One window of Scheffersomyces stipitis CBS 6054 chromosome 1, whole genome shotgun sequence genomic DNA carries:
- a CDS encoding predicted protein — protein MLPTPEVKHIDYDTVYEPSEDSFLLLDCFEQELSFLTTKFSTTIPIVTEIGTGSGIVTTFLQKNILQKAIYISTDVNPHACKTALHTVKVNNADSESEKSEKSKNEKSTPELVDICQMDLVSAIRPKIDVLLFNPPYVPAGEVPTIPNKEDDSTWLDLALLGGEDGMVITWKVLDSLDSILAENGVAYILFCARNKPDFVANEMTKRGWKVKEIIQRKAGWEVLCVLRFQRL, from the coding sequence ATGCTTCCCACTCCCGAGGTCAAGCACATCGATTATGACACAGTATACGAACCGTCGGAAGACTCGTTTCTCTTGCTCGACTGCTTTGAGCAAGAGCTCTCGTTTCTAACTACTAAGTTCTCTACAACCATACCTATAGTCACAGAGATCGGAACGGGCTCAGGTATCGTCACCacatttcttcagaaaaaCATTCTCCAGAAGGCCATATACATCAGCACAGATGTGAATCCTCATGCCTGCAAGACAGCACTCCATACAGTTAAAGTAAACAATGCtgattctgaatctgaaaaatctgaaaaatcaaagaatgaaaaatcaacCCCCGAACTAGTAGATATCTGCCAGATGGACCTCGTTTCTGCTATACGACCCAAGATTGATGTTCTATTATTCAACCCTCCATATGTACCCGCTGGCGAAGTGCCGACGATACCCAACAAGGAAGATGACTCTACGTGGCTTGATTTAGCTCTTCTTGGAGGTGAAGATGGAATGGTGATTACCTGGAAAGTTTTGGATCTGCTAGACTCGATTTTAGCTGAAAATGGAGTGGCTTACATCCTATTCTGTGCCAGAAATAAACCAGACTTCGTAGCTAACGAGATGACGAAAAGGGGTTGGAAAGTTAAGGAGATTATCCAGAGGAAAGCAGGCTGGGAAGTGCTCTGTGTATTGAGGTTCCAAAGGCTATGA
- a CDS encoding predicted protein gives MQVKVKTLTGRDILVDIEPVDRIIRIKEMMEEKEGITPAQQRLIFNGSQLDDDKTVQESGIPAGASLHLVLTLRGGF, from the coding sequence ATGCAGGTTAAAGTCAAGACGCTAACTGGAAGAGACATCTTGGTTGATATCGAGCCTGTCGACAGAATCATCCGTATCAAGGAAATgatggaagaaaaagaaggaattACTCCAGCCCAACAGCGATTGATTTTCAACGGTTCCCAGCTCGATGACGACAAAACCGTGCAAGAATCAGGAATTCCAGCCGGAGCTTCGTTGCACTTAGTGTTGACTTTGAGAGGAGGCTTCTAG
- a CDS encoding cell cycle control protein, with protein MDSSASTLAPVQVTSEQILSDAFQSRDRPLERPKQSIQDLEELRSFQQKKRKEYEQQLNKNRLNFGQFLRYAKWEVNHNHDFPRARSILERALDVNVQHVPFWVQYIQLELSHKNVNHALNLLDRATTTLPRVNKLWFLYVQTLETLKNYQLVRNVFERWLKWHPDSSAWEAYVNFERRYDEYDNVRTIFSRYVQEYPSAQVWLKWIEFEMFAGSLSQNTETSVQNIRVVYEQAVDTIISDKRIRDDPELPAIIANWADWEISVKEYERARAIFVTLLNENSKIKLSKQQRSQISSSFTTFEKRHGNKDSIESSVLQKRKLRHQENIEKNPQDIDSWWSYIQIVQSENNIEETRNAFKGATFNVPSSKTKSIQWRRHIMLWIKYALWEEFDNEDITLARAVWNECLKVIPHKNFTFAKAWIHFAEFELRNNESEESLQTARKILGRGIGQSSVSGPKRKLFAYYISLEKRLGEWDRVRMLYERWLEVATSTGTSSIPVVLEYVEFEKSLNEIDRSISIFQIALELSEDAKISSSFEPVETIWISFINFYKEELKYDDARSLYRLLLEKMDSTKVWISLALFESSIPSSRQLIEYEESNADEFEFSVEDEHRENTRAVFKEAELHFKNIDSKNERLVILESWKSYEKLHGNNESLADITKKLPTIVKRRRTVDGVDEEYLDYIFPEDESSAAKVPGISKFLANAKKWAALSSQKM; from the coding sequence ATGGATTCATCAGCTTCCACACTAGCTCCTGTGCAAGTCACAAGTGAACAGATCTTGCTGGATGCATTTCAGAGCCGAGATAGGCCTCTAGAGAGACCCAAACAGTCaatccaagatcttgaagaactccGATCATtccagcagaagaagagaaaagaatacGAACAACAGCTCAACAAAAACAGGTTAAACTTTGGACAGTTTCTACGGTACGCAAAATGGGAAGTCAACCATAACCACGATTTTCCCCGGGCTCGTTCTATTCTTGAGCGGGCTCTAGATGTCAATGTTCAACATGTGCCGTTTTGGGTTCAGTATATACAACTCGAACTTTCGCACAAGAATGTCAACCATGCCttgaatcttcttgatagaGCTACCACTACCTTGCCACGAGTCAACAAGTTGTGGTTTCTTTACGTTCAGACGTTAGAGACGTTAAAAAACTACCAGTTAGTGAGGAATGTATTTGAGAGATGGTTGAAATGGCATCCTGATTCATCAGCCTGGGAAGCATATGTAAATTTTGAAAGGCGGTATGATGAATACGATAATGTTAGAACAATTTTCTCTCGTTatgttcaagaatatcCTTCTGCACAAGTCTGGCTCAAATGGATAGAATTCGAAATGTTTGCTGGAAGCCTTTCCCAGAACACTGAAACTTCAGTTCAGAATATAAGAGTAGTTTATGAACAGGCAGTGGATACAATTATCAGCGATAAAAGGATCAGAGATGACCCTGAGTTGCCAGCTATTATAGCCAACTGGGCAGATTGGGAGATTTCGGTTAAGGAGTACGAACGAGCCAGAGCCATCTTCGTCACTTTGTTAAATGAAAACAGCAAGATCAAACTTCTGAAACAACAAAGACTGCAAATCTCTTCCTCGTTTACTACTTTTGAAAAGAGACATGGCAACAAGGATTCGATCGAATCATCTGTGCTACAGAAGCGCAAATTAAGACATCAAGAGAATATAGAGAAAAATCCCCAAGATATAGATTCGTGGTGGTCATATATTCAAATAGTACAACTGGAGAATAATATcgaagaaacaagaaacgCCTTCAAAGGGGCAACTTTTAATGTGCCTTCATCCAAGACCAAGTCCATTCAATGGAGACGTCATATCATGCTATGGATCAAGTATGCGTTATGGGAAGAGTTTgacaatgaagatatcacGTTGGCCAGAGCTGTTTGGAACGAGTGTCTAAAGGTGATACCACACAAGAACTTCACATTTGCCAAAGCATGGATCCATTTTgcagaatttgaattgagaaataatgaaagtgaagaaagCCTACAGACGGCTCGAAAGATTCTTGGTAGAGGGATTGGTCAGTCTTCTGTTTCCGGACCCAAAAGGAAACTCTTCGCCTACTATATTAGTTTGGAAAAAAGGTTAGGCGAATGGGATAGAGTCAGAATGCTCTACGAGAGGTGGTTAGAAGTAGCGACACTGACCGGTACTAGTTCCATTCctgttgttcttgaataCGTTGAATTCGAAAAGTCATTAAATGAGATTGACAGAAGTATATCTATCTTCCAGATTGCTTTAGAACTCTCTGAAGATGCAAAAATTTCGTCCAGTTTTGAACCTGTGGAGACAATTTGGATTTCGTTTATCAATTTTTATAAAGAGGAGTTGAAGTACGACGACGCAAGATCGTTATATCGCTTGTTGTTAGAGAAGATGGACAGCACCAAGGTGTGGATATCACTTGCACTTTTTGAGTCTTCCATTCCTTCATCTCGTCAATTGATAGAGTATGAAGAGAGCAACGCCGATGAATTCGAGTTTTCCGTAGAAGATGAGCACAGAGAAAATACTAGAGCTGTTTTCAAGGAAGCTGAACTACACTTCAAGAATATTGATTCTAAAAACGAGAGACTTGTCATTCTTGAATCGTGGAAAAGctatgaaaaattgcatgGAAATAACGAGAGCCTAGCAGATatcaccaagaagttgccTACCATTGTGAAGCGAAGAAGAACCGTTGATGGTGTAGACGAAGAATACTTGGACTATATATTTCCTGAAGACGAGTCGAGCGCCGCTAAAGTTCCCGGAATCAGCAAGTTCTTGGCGAATGCAAAGAAATGGGCTGCTCTACTGTCTCAGAAAATGTAG
- the DAL6 gene encoding allantoate permease, which translates to MNFKDSDIKLVAEQIIQSSRGSDVDFGAEFLSENENLYPPATEEDERKLIRKLDFILVPMLFFTATMGAVDKVAQSTAAIYDYRTDNNLIGNEYSWLGSILFIGSLVGMWPMSFLLQRFPLGKVLVTASLFWSMFTFLLCACDNFAGLATLRFLMGFVECAIVPGCTLVCGRFYTKKEIATRLAFVFAFASSVINGFLSWLVGNFNDSHVAAWKYLYILVGSVSFSWGCLMWFFLPDSPLNAKFLSTQQKVYVVKRVIRDSNGGVDSNHWNWNQVKEAFCDYKAYTVFFFNISINICNGGLSTFSAIIINNLGFDAMKSSLMGIPTGVIATIATIFFTYLCNKFSNRRSLIAIISLIPPLAGSAILYGVDRSKVAPQLVGLYLLYFYFAPYVVMMSLAQANTAGNTKKSVTYSMNYLGYCVGALIGPQTFRANQAPKYTGGFIALLCSFLICMMFAGFYWLICIWENNKKDKLVTGSDGESEVNSSTEEGEEFYDLSDLKRKNFRYTT; encoded by the coding sequence ATGAACTTCAAGGATTCTGATATCAAGCTCGTGGCCGAACAGATCATCCAGCTGTCTCGTGGGAGTGATGTTGACTTTGGAGCTGAATttctttctgaaaacgAGAATCTCTATCCTCCAGCAACGGAGGAGGATGAGCGCAAATTGATTAGAAAACTTGACTTCATCTTGGTTCCAATGCTATTCTTCACTGCTACCATGGGTGCAGTTGATAAAGTTGCTCAGTCAACTGCTGCCATCTACGACTACAGAACTGATAACAATTTGATAGGTAACGAGTATTCGTGGTTGggttcaattcttttcattgGTTCTCTTGTAGGTATGTGGCCAATGTCATTTCTCTTGCAAAGGTTCCCCTTGGGCAAGGTGCTTGTCACAGCTTCACTCTTCTGGAGTATGTTCACCTTTCTTTTGTGTGCTTGTGATAATTTTGCTGGCTTGGCGACTCTTCGTTTCCTTATGGGTTTTGTAGAATGTGCCATCGTCCCTGGCTGTACTCTTGTCTGTGGTCGTTTCTAtacaaagaaggaaatcgCTACTCGTCTAGCTTTTGTCTTCGcctttgcttcttctgtaaTCAACGGTTTCTTGTCTTGGTTAGTTGGCAACTTCAATGACTCTCATGTTGCCGCTTGGAAGTACCTTTACATCTTGGTTGGATCTGTTTCATTCCTGTGGGGATGTCTCATGTGGTTCTTTTTACCAGACTCGCCTTTGAATGCGAAGTTCCTATCTACCCAGCAAAAGGTATATGTTGTGAAGCGTGTCATCCGAGATAGTAATGGTGGAGTTGACTCCAACCATTGGAACTGGAACCAGGTAAAAGAAGCATTTTGTGACTACAAAGCTTACactgttttctttttcaacatCAGCATCAATATTTGTAATGGTGgtctttcaactttctcGGCTATCATCATCAATAACCTTGGTTTCGATGCAATGAAATCGTCATTGATGGGTATTCCTACCGGTGTCATCGCCACGATCGCTACTATCTTTTTCACTTATTTATGTAACAAGTTTAGCAATCGACGCAGTTTGATCGCTATCATTTCACTTATACCTCCATTGGCTGGATCAGCTATTCTTTACGGCGTTGATCGTCTGAAAGTTGCCCCACAGTTAGTCGGACTCTATTTGCTTTATTTCTACTTTGCACCATATGTCGTTATGATGTCGCTTGCGCAAGCCAACACTGCTGGTAACACCAAGAAGTCAGTGACTTATTCGATGAACTATTTGGGCTACTGTGTTGGGGCACTCATTGGGCCTCAAACCTTCAGAGCAAATCAGGCTCCAAAATACACTGGTGGTTTCATTGCTTTGCTTTGCTCATTTCTTATTTGTATGATGTTTGCTGGATTCTACTGGTTGATTTGTATCTGGGAGAATAACAAGAAGGACAAGTTGGTCACTGGTAGTGACGGGGAACTGGAGGTGAACCTGCTGACTGAGGAGGGGGAGGAGTTTTATGACCTTTCtgatttgaagagaaagaactttcGTTACACTACCTAA
- the HYU1.3 gene encoding 5-oxoprolinase → MTIANLTNVEIAIDRGGTFTDVIYKYREHDVENEETFKLLSVDPANYNDANIEGIRRVLEMLTHSTIARGTPLDTSIISSIRLGTTVATNALLERKGARIALVTTKGFKDLLHIGDQSRPNLFALNIVKPGVLYESVVEAEERVTMPAFTGDPTGYDAQDLVDNIHYVRGETNEVFEILQPLDTEKLTADLLSLRKEGIDSIAIVFIHGFNFQKHEKIAGSIARELGFTNVSLSHEILPVIKTVSRGQSTTVDAYLTPIVKEYINNFVSGFKTGFESHTRIEFMQSDGGLCSWNNFTGLRSLLSGPAGGVVGAAKTCYDADNQIPVIGFDMGGTSTDISRFAGEYEFSFESIIAGIKIAAPQLDINTVAAGGGSILFYRNGTFIVGPESASAHPGPACYRKGGPLTVTDANLFTGRIIPEYFPKIFGPCENLPLDYEVTKKKFEQLTETINKENPGATKTPLEIALGFLKVADFQMARPIRDLTESKGHDVSKHALASFGGAGGQHATSIAKILKIKKILIHKHSSILSAYGISLSSIVNEQQEPVSVAYNKLTASSLLDRCNKLKLKSQKELIDQGVLSKSIDYEVFFNMSYKGSDTRIMIKQEKDQDFLQSFYTRHQSEFAFNDFEKLVLVTDIRVRATGSTSVQTEERSPYKDYDSINKIEVDSDLVQKSTDVHFDQGTLSTKVFFLQTLPIGSVLTGPALVLDSTQTIVVSPDATATILPRHVVIDIHTEEKHFISTDYVDPIQLSIFANRFMSIADDMSRTLQKISVSANIKERLDYSCALFDNKGNLAANAPNVPVHLGSMSTAIKYQLQHWKDDLQEGDILCTNSPSVGGTHLPDLTVISPVFIDGVIQFVVAARAHHSEIGGSAPGSSSSYARDIYEEGANIEAWKIVSNGKFDYQGLQKHFVDVPRSHGVSGTRNIDDNISDLKAQIASNQRGINLLKDLFEEYGTETVLFYMKNVKKSAELAVRDFLKNYASRNKNKLPLVAEDYMDDGCKIQVKIDIDEKNGSAVFDFSGTSLESYSNLNAPKSIAYSTVIYVLRCLVNLEIPLNQGCLDPCTLIIPENSLINPSRFAAVCAGNGMTSQRLTDCLFKAFGLTSATGGCMNGINFGTGGVDANGDMIKGFGYTETVGQGSCAGIVDTDCERYGFNGFSGTQTNMTNTKITDPEVLEQRYPCLLLHYGIRKNSGGKGKWNGGDGLVREIKFTSPVHVSLVTQRRVYQPWGIYGGESGASGKNFLGRDRGNDVIQWIQLPSLAEIEIRKGDILKIKTPGGGGFGRPEDTDEFWGITNSKKQQFKVMAISEGSLGSIKEASNSSQ, encoded by the coding sequence ATGACCATCGCTAATCTCACCAACGTAGAAATCGCCATAGATAGAGGCGGAACTTTTACTGATGTCATATACAAGTACCGTGAACACGATGTTGAGAACGAAGAaaccttcaagttgttatCTGTAGACCCTGCTAATTACAATGATGCTAATATCGAAGGAATTCGCAGAGTGTTAGAAATGCTCACTCACTCAACTATTGCAAGAGGTACTCCTCTTGATACTTCGATTATTAGTTCTATAAGGCTTGGAACCACAGTTGCTACCAATGCTTTATTGGAGAGAAAAGGTGCCCGAATTGCTCTAGTCACCACGAAAGGGTTTAAAGATTTGCTTCACATTGGGGACCAGTCCAGACCAAATTTATTCGCACTTAACATTGTCAAGCCTGGAGTGCTTTACGAAtctgttgttgaagcagAGGAAAGAGTCACCATGCCTGCTTTCACAGGTGACCCCACTGGTTATGATGCGCAAGATCTCGTTGACAATATCCATTATGTACGTGGTGAGACCAATGaagtttttgaaattttgcaaccattgGATACCGAAAAGTTAACCGCAGATTTGCTCCTgttgagaaaagaaggcATTGATTCTATTGCCATAGTCTTTATTCATGgtttcaatttccagaaaCATGAGAAAATTGCTGGTTCTATTGCCAGAGAGTTGGGGTTCACTAACGTTTCACTTTCTCACGAAATTTTACCAGTGATCAAGACCGTTTCTAGAGGACAATCTACTACTGTTGACGCCTACCTTACACCAATTGTCAAGGAATATATTAACAACTTTGTAAGTGGATTTAAAACTGGTTTTGAATCCCACACCAGAATTGAGTTCATGCAATCCGACGGCGGTTTATGTTCCTGGAACAACTTTACTGGTTTGCGCTCCCTACTCTCGGGGCCAGCTGGTGGAGTAGTTGGAGCAGCAAAAACTTGCTATGATGCTGACAATCAGATCCCTGTAATTGGTTTTGATATGGGTGGTACATCTACAGATATCTCGAGGTTCGCTGGGGAATATGAGTTTTCCTTTGAAAGTATCATCGCTGGAATCAAAATAGCTGCACCACAATTGGATATCAATACAGTCGCTGCTGGAGGTGGATCTATTTTATTCTATAGAAACGGTACCTTTATAGTTGGTCCTGAATCTGCTAGTGCACATCCAGGTCCAGCCTGCTATAGAAAGGGAGGTCCTTTGACTGTCACTGACGCTAACTTGTTCACCGGTAGAATTATTCCTGAATATTTCCCCAAGATCTTTGGACCTTGTGAAAATCTACCTTTGGATTATGAAGTtaccaagaagaaattcgAACAATTGACGGAAACCATCAATAAGGAGAATCCAGGTGCAACCAAGACTCCATTGGAAATAGCTTTGGGATTCTTGAAAGTAGCCGATTTCCAGATGGCAAGACCAATTAGAGACTTAACGGAATCAAAGGGGCACGATGTCAGCAAACATGCTCTTGCTTCCTTTGGGGGTGCTGGTGGTCAGCACGCAACCtcgattgcaaaaatattgaaaattaaAAAAATCTTGATTCACAAACATTCCTCAATATTGTCTGCTTATGGTATTTCGTTGTCTTCTATTGTAAATGAACAACAGGAACCAGTTTCAGTAGCTTACAACAAACTtactgcttcttctttgcttgATAGATGTaacaaattgaaactaAAGTCTCAGAAAGAACTAATTGACCAAGGAGTCTTGTCGAAGTCTATTGACTATGAGGTTTTTTTCAATATGAGCTACAAGGGTTCTGATACAAGAATCATGATCAAGCAGGAGAAAGACCAAGATTTCTTGCAATCTTTTTACACGAGACACCAACTGGAATTCGCTTTCAACGATTTCGAGAAATTGGTATTAGTGACAGATATTAGAGTTAGAGCTACTGGCAGTACTTCTGTTCAGACTGAAGAACGTTCTCCATACAAGGATTATGATTCAATTAATAAGATTGAAGTGGATTCTGATCTTGTACAGAAATCTACAGACGTCCATTTTGACCAAGGAACCTTATCAACTAAAGTTTTTTTCTTACAGACTTTGCCTATTGGCTCAGTGTTGACAGGGCCAGCCCTTGTTTTGGATTCAACCCAAACAATCGTTGTCTCTCCAGATGCTACAGCTACCATTTTACCAAGACATGTAGTTATCGACATAcatacagaagaaaaacatttcatttctactgATTATGTCGACCCTATTCAATTGTCAATATTTGCAAACAGATTTATGTCGATTGCCGATGATATGTCACGAACACTTCAAAAGATTTCTGTCAGTGCAAATATTAAAGAACGTTTGGACTACTCTTGTGCATTGTTCGATAACAAGGGAAATCTCGCTGCTAATGCACCAAATGTGCCAGTCCATTTAGGCTCCATGTCTACGGCCATCAAATACCAGTTGCAACACTGGAAGGATGATTTGCAAGAAGGTGATATTTTATGCACGAACTCTCCAAGTGTTGGTGGTACGCATTTACCAGATCTAACTGTTATTTCTCCAGTGTTTATCGATGGCGTAATCCAGTTTGTTGTTGCAGCCAGAGCTCACCACTCAGAAATTGGAGGTTCTGCTCCAggatcatcttcatcgtaTGCTAGGGACATATACGAAGAGGGTGCTAATATCGAAGCTTGGAAAATTGTCTCCAATGGAAAGTTTGATTACCAGGGATTACAGAAACATTTCGTTGATGTTCCAAGAAGTCATGGTGTTTCCGGCACCAGAAATATAGACGACAACATTTCTGATTTGAAAGCACAAATTGCATCTAACCAAAGAGGTATTAATTTGCTAAAGGAtttgtttgaagaatatggTACTGAAACAGTTCTATTCTATATGAAGAATGTGAAGAAATCGGCTGAATTAGCAGTCCgagacttcttgaagaactatGCTAGTCGGAACAAGAATAAGCTACCTTTGGTTGCTGAAGACTATATGGACGATGGTTGCAAGATTCAAGTTAAGATTGACATTGACGAGAAGAACGGTTCAGCTGTCTTCGATTTTTCTGGCACTTCGTTAGAATCATACTCCAACCTCAACGCACCAAAATCTATTGCATATTCGACGGTTATATATGTTTTAAGATGTTTGGTAAATTTAGAAATTCCCTTGAACCAAGGGTGTTTGGATCCTTGTACTTTGATTATTCCTGAGAACAGCTTAATAAATCCAAGTCGCTTTGCTGCTGTCTGTGCTGGTAACGGTATGACTTCACAGAGGTTAACCGATTGTCTATTCAAAGCTTTTGGTCTAACATCTGCTACTGGTGGTTGCATGAACGGAATTAACTTTGGCACTGGCGGAGTGGATGCAAATGGTGACATGATTAAGGGTTTCGGATATACTGAAACTGTTGGCCAAGGTAGCTGTGCTGGGATAGTTGATACTGATTGTGAAAGGTATGGATTCAATGGATTCTCGGGAACACAAACTAATATGACCAACACTAAGATCACCGATCCTGAAGTCTTGGAACAAAGATACCCCTGTTTGCTTCTTCACTATGGAATTAGGAAGAACTCCGGAGGTAAAGGTAAATGGAATGGAGGGGATGGTTTGGTCAGAGAAATCAAATTTACTTCACCTGTCCATGTTTCATTGGTGACTCAACGAAGAGTATATCAACCTTGGGGTATTTATGGTGGAGAATCTGGTGCCAGTGGTAAAAATTTCTTGGGCAGAGATAGAGGTAATGATGTTATCCAATGGATTCAATTGCCATCATTggctgaaattgaaataagAAAGGGGGACATTCTTAAGATCAAGACACCAGGCGGAGGTGGATTTGGGAGACCAGAAGACACTGATGAATTCTGGGGAATCACGAATCTGAAAAAGCAACAATTCAAGGTCATGGCTATTAGTGAAGGGTCTCTCGGTAGCATCAAAGAGGCCTCTAATTCATCCCAATAG
- a CDS encoding predicted protein, whose amino-acid sequence MQPYSRSGGTRKCFYEFQTLVSCYTSADTTTKKECTPQFDDYFECLHGYKERERTRLMLQQLKENEQTKSGVTAQELFKASGSIYENLDLVKK is encoded by the coding sequence ATGCAACCATACTCCAGATCCGGCGGAACGAGAAAGTGCTTCTACGAATTCCAAACCTTGGTTTCCTGCTACACCTCGGCTGATACTACTACCAAGAAGGAATGCACACCACAATTCGATGACTACTTTGAATGCTTGCACGGTTACaaggaaagagaaagaaccaGACTCATGTTGCAGCAgttgaaagaaaatgaacagACCAAGAGCGGGGTCACTGCCCAGGAATTATTCAAGGCATCAGGTTCTATTTATGAgaacttggacttggtgaagaaataA